Genomic DNA from Alistipes indistinctus YIT 12060:
ATCCCACTCGGGGGCCGACAGGTAGTGCGTGATGTTGCGTATCACCGACGGATCCATCTGCGCGTTCGGATCCTTGAGGCGTGCCTGGAGGTCCTTGCGCGGACCGACGTTGCCGGCCGGCACGGTGATGTAAGCCAGCACCGGGCGCTTGAGCGCCGCGGCGGGGCCGTCGGCCAACTGGATCAGCGAATCGACGAAGACGTCGAGTCCCTTATTCTTGAATTCGTAGCGGCCGCTGGTGCCGACGATCAGCGGATCGGTGTCGTAGTGGATGCCGAGGCAGATTTCCGCCACGGCGATCATCTGCTCGCGGGCGGCCTTGCGTTTTTGTTTCAAAACGTCGTCGGCCCAGACGAAGTCGTCTTCGAAACCGTTGGGCGTGACCAGATCGACGTCTTTGTGGAGCAGGTATTTGCATTCGCGCGCGGTCAGGTCGCTCACCGTCGTGAAGCAGTCGTACTGTTCCGCCGCGGTCTTTTCGAGCGAGTGTTTGGCCACGACGCCGAATTTGCGCGCCAGCTCGTCGGCATTGAGTTTGGTCAGGTCGCCGTACAGCGGCATGCCGTTGCCGGCGATCGAGCGGCCCATCACCGTCGCGTGCGTCGTGAAGACGGTGGCGATGTTCGGGTCGTGCTTCATCAGGTAGAGGCCGCCGCTCGAGGTCATCCATTCGTGGAAGTGAGCTGCGATCTTGTCGGTTGGCGAGCAGAAGTTCTGCACGTAGCTTTCGATCACTTTCGCGGCCGCGAACCCGAACAGTACCGGCTCGATGTAATCCCACTGGCCGCTGAGCGAATCCACGCGGTAGCTTTCCCACAGCCGTTTGAGCACTTCGTCCTTGTGTGAGAAATATTCGGTGAAGTCCACCAGTACCGCTACCGGGCGCCCTTCGATTTTCCAGTGTCCGATACGGACGCGCACGCCGCTGCTGTACAGCGTTTCGCGCCAGTCGGCCAGCAGCGAGGGATCCTCCTCGAATTCGAGGTTGCCCTCCTCGCGGTGGATGTCGGGACCGATCAGGATATAGTGGTCGCCCAGTTTCTCTTCGACGGTCAGCGCCTTCGTGGCGATCACGGTGTGGATGCCTCCCACCTTGTTGCAGACCTCCCAGCTTACCTCGAACAGGTAGTCGGGAGCCAAATGGAATTCGTGCGTGTTTGACATATTTTTGATATCGCTTGTTGGTTTCGGTTGTTCATTGTTGGACGTGTTGCCGGTTACTCCGGGACTGGAAATCCTCCCGTTTTGGCTGCGAATACCCTTGTTTCGGGGTCGGAAATCCTCCCGTTCCGGTTGGCGGGGCTTGTCGCCGTCCCTTACAAATATACGTTTTTTGCGGTTTGGCGCACCCCTTAAGCGAGAAAAAGATCAGAAATGACGCTGTCCGAGATAAACCAATGTGCGGGAGGGATATAGTAGCGTCCGGATTCGACCTGCAGCGTTCCTGCGGCGGTGAATTTTTGCGCCTGCCGCAGGAAATACTGCAATTTGCGTGCCCCGAACCGGACGGCCAGGTCGCCGGTGCGCAGCCCGTCGGCCGTGCGCAGCCGGGTCATCACGTATTCGTTGTATTGCATGTCGGGCGTCAGCGCTTCGGTTTCGCACTGCGCGCCCTGCGGCAGAAGTTCGAGGTAGCGGCTCAGGTTGGCGATGTTCCATTGGCGGCGCTCCCCGTCGAAGGAGTGCGCCGACGGGCCGATGCCGAGGTACGGGGTGCCGTCCCAATAGTGGCTGTTGTGCCGGGCGCGGCGTTCCGGCAGCGCGAAGTTCGAAACTTCGTAATGTTCGTAACCCGCCCCGCAGAGCATCTCGCGCAGCAATGCGAACTGGGCGCGGCTCGTCTCCGGATCGGCTTCGCGGAGCGTGCCCCGGCGCGCCTGTCGTCCGAACGGGGTTTGCGGTTCGATGGTGAGGTGATAGGCCGAAATGTGTTCCGGCTGCAATTCGAGGGCCTGTTCGAGGTTGTAGCGCCACTCTTCGCGCGTCATTTGCGGCACTCCGTAAATCAGGTCGATGCTCAGGTTGCCGAACCCGGCCCGGCGTGCGGCCTTCACCGTTTCGACCGCCGTGCGGGCGTCGTGGCGGCGGTGCATCCACTGCAGGTCGCGGTCGAGGAACGACTGGATGCCTATGCTGAGGCGGTTGGCCCCTTCGCGGCGCAGGGCTGCGAGGTAGGATAGGGAGAGGTCGTCGGGGTTCGCCTCGACGGTCACCTCTTCCAGTGGCGCATCGGGCCACTGTTCCCGCACCTGCCGGATAAAGTCCCCCAATTCATGCGGCGTGAGCAGGCTCGGCGTGCCGCCGCCGAAGTAGAGCGTCTCGATCCGGTTTGCGGCGGAGAGGGTTATGACGCCCGGACCTTTTGCCGGAGTGGTTTGGGAAACCGGGGCCTGGTCCGTTCGGGAGGTCGTGGTCGGGGCTGTTCGGGAGGCTGCAGCCGGGTCTGTTCGGGGATTCGCCGGGCACAGGGGTTCTCCGGCCGGGAACGGCCCCGCTGTACCTGCCCTTAGTTCCAGTTCGGCGTGCAGCGCCGCGAGAAGTTCCCTGCGGCGCTCGAGCGATGTGCCGGAGAAAAAGTCGCAGTAATGGCAGCGACTTTTGCAAAAAGGGATATGGATGTAGACGCCTGCCATGTTTTTCGGAATGGATTTTCGGTGCCGGTCGCTGTCTTTATCGCAACTGCAACGGCCTTTTCATCGTTGCCGGGCCAGGTACCCGTTTGTTTTTCGCGGGCCTTTCCTGCGGTCGTCGCAATCCGGGGCATCGCTTTTGCAGGAAAAAACCTACTTTTGCGGGGCAGTATCCGTGCGCAGGATCCGGTTTCGCATGTGCGGGATGCGGTTACGGGTTGTCCGCCTGCCGGTCTCCGGTTGGGGCGGTTTCCCACCGGCGGCAGGTTCGGCCTGGAGTCTGGCTCAAAGCCGCAGCCCGGAATGGCTCCTCTGCCGAGCTTCAAAGATAGTGAATTATGCACAAGCCACACTATAAATTCGTCTTAACCCTGCTGCTGGTCCTCTGGACGGCGGGAGTGCTCTACGGTTCGCTCGCGCCGGGCGACGACCTGCCCCCGGCCGGGTGGCTGGCGATGATTCCCTATTTCGATAAAGTGGTGCATTTCGGCTTCTATTTCGGGGAAACGCTGCTCGTGCTGCTACTTTTCGAACCCCGCGGCTGGCGCCGCTGGACTGCGGTCGCCGCGGTGATCCTCTGTTCGGGTGCGGTCGAACTCGTGCAGGGTGCACTGGGCTACCGCTCCAAGGATTTCTGGGATTTCGTGGCCAACAGCTCCGGAGCGCTGGTCGCGGTGGCTGTAGCGCCGTTGCTGCAACGGTTCGTAAAACGGTCGCTACGCTGATTTTTATCACACGGGCAAGTATTCGTTTGTTTTATAACAATCTGATTGTTAGATCAAACTGCTGATTAGCTGTAATTTTAAGAAATTTTAATATTTTAACACTGTTATTTTTGTAACAATCTAAAAAGTTACTATCTTTGTCCCGGTTTCAAAGGCGTTTGCAGCCGCCTTGCGCGGCGGAAAACCGCCCGGCCGGTGCGGAGGAGTCTTCCCGGCGGGAAAAGCTCCCGGAGTGCGGGACCTCGGCGACGGAGCCGCTGTCCGATACCGGAAGAGCCGCATTCAGAAGGATGTATTAACTAAAAAATAAAAAACTATGGCAATTGATTTGAGCAAGTACGGCATCACGGGTGTGACCGAGATCGTACACAATCCCTCTTACGACGAGCTGTTCAAGGAAGAGACCAAACCGGGCCTGGAAGGTTTCGAGAAGGGCACCGTTACCGACATGGGCGCCGTGAACGTGATGACCGGCGTTTATACCGGCCGTTCGCCCAAAGATAAATTCTTCGTGCTGGACGATACCACCAAAGATACGATCTGGTGGACTTCGGACGAGTACAAGAACGACAACAAGCCCATTAGCGAGAAGAGCTGGAAGGCGCTCAAGGAGCTGGCCGACAAGGAACTGTCGAACAAGCGCCTGTTCGTCGTGGATACCTTTTGCGGAGCTAATGAGAACTCGCGTCTGAAAATCCGCTTCATTATGGAAGTGGCTTGGCAGGCTCATTTCGTGACCAACATGTTCATCCGTCCGACCGCCGAAGAGCTGAAAAACTACGGGGAACCCGATTTCGTAGTGCTGAACGCATCGAAAGCGAAGGTGGAGAACTACAAGGAACTGGGCCTGAATTCGGAGACCGCGGTCGTGTTCAACCTGACCGAAAAGATGCAGATTATCCTCAATACCTGGTATGGAGGCGAAATGAAGAAGGGTATGTTCTCGTACATGAACTACCTCCTGCCGCTGAAGGGGATGGCTTCGATGCACTGCTCGGCCAACACCGACAAACAGGGTAAAAACACCGCCGTATTTTTCGGACTGTCGGGCACCGGCAAGACGACCCTGTCGACCGACCCGAAGCGCCTGCTGATCGGCGACGATGAGCACGGCTGGGACGACGAAGGCGTTTTCAATTTCGAAGGCGGCTGCTACGCCAAAGTGATCAACCTCGACAAGGAGAGCGAACCCGATATCTGGAACGCAATCAAACGCGATGCACTGCTGGAGAACGTAACTGTTCGCGAGGACGGTTCGGTCGATTTCGCCGACAAGTCGGTAACTGAAAATACCCGCGTCTCGTACCCGATCTATCACATCACCAACATTGTGAAACCGGTTTCGAAGGCAGGTCCCGCTGAGAAGGTGATCTTCCTGTCGGCCGACGCATTCGGCGTACTGCCCCCGGTGTCGATCCTGACTCCCGAGCAGACTCAGTACTACTTCCTCTCCGGTTTCACCGCCAAACTGGCCGGTACCGAGCGCGGTATCACCGAACCGACCCCGACCTTCTCGGCCTGCTTCGGCGCAGCCTTCCTGTCGCTGCATCCGACCAAGTACGGCGAAGAGCTGGTGAAGAAGATGAAGAAATCGGGCGCTACCGCTTACCTGGTGAACACCGGTTGGAACGGTACCGGCAAGCGTATCTCGATCAAGGATACCCGCGGAATCATCGACGCGATCCTCGACGGTTCGATCGACAAGGCTCCGACCAAAACGATGCCTTATTTCGACTTCAAGGTTCCGACCGCTCTGCCGGGCGTAGATCCGAAGATCCTCGATCCGCGCGATACTTATGCGAACGCTGCCGATTGGGATGTGAAAGCCAAAGACCTGGCTGAACGCTTCATCAAGAATTTCGCCAAATTCACCGGCAACGAGGCTGGCAAGAAACTGGTCGCTGCCGGTCCGAAATTGTAATTCATCATAGTAAAAGCTTCATAGTAGGGCGGGGCTGTCGTTGCAAACGACAGCCCCGCTTCTTTTGTGCAGGGAGCGGTTCTTTGTTCGGGCTGGAGTACTTCCGGTATTCTTTCTGTGAAAATTTTCGGGGCGAAGTCGCTGAAGCCGAATCTCCACTTTTTATTTTGCTGCGGGGACTCTCTCGGACAGATGAAAACAGACCGCATCTGCCAGAAGTGAAATTCCGAAAAGTGCCGCTGAGGGGGATAACTTGGAGAACCTGTGATATCCGACTGAACGGAGCGCACAGATTGCGATATGACATTAATGCGCGACCAAACGGAATATTTTATTCAATAAACTTACTGTCAGTAAATTATTAAAAATATTTAATTGAACTTAATTTGTGTGTTTCTTATCAATAACAATTGTATTTGTATATATTTACCTAATATTGGCTTACGAAGAACCCAACTTAATAAATTAACAAAGCCTGATGATGAAAAAACAACTGTTATTTCTTACTTGCATGGCTGTGTTATTCGGCTGTGCGAAAGAAAACCTCCCGCAGCGCCCGGACGCCGCCATAGCGGTCGGGCAGGCTAAGTCGCGTTTTCTGACGCTGGACTCTATTCAACAGTTGGCCGCCGAATTGCCGGAGTGTTTCGGAGAGGGTGCGCTGACGCGCTCCGGATACACGAAATCCGTGGCCGACCTCTTTCCGTTGAACGATATACTTCGTTCCTCCGCCACTAAATCGGGAGAAACAGACGACGCAGAAGTCACTAAAAATATTTACGTGGTCAATTACGCCGACGACGGAGGCTTCGCGATTCTTGCCGCCGACACCCTGATGGAGACGATTCTGGCCTACTCCGATCAGGGTAATATCACCGATACGATGGACAACCCCGGCGTGCGGATGTTTATGGAGATGATACCGGGATATGCCGCCGCGCAGCTTGCGCATGATCCGGGTTGGGATTCCATGAGCATGGAAGACAAATACCCGGCGCAATCGGAGATTCTTTTGAGGCGGGAGTATACACAGGTCGGGCCGTTCGTTCCGGTACGGTGGAGCCAGTGGACACCTTTTAATAACGCTTTATACTTCGGACCTATTTTAACTTGTGATAATCACAATCCCCCGGCCGGCTGCGTGGCAATCGCTATGTTGCAAATTATGGCGGCCAACAGTTACCCGGCTTCTTTTCAGACATGGAATAACCACTTCTCCTGCGATTGGGATAAATGGCGGAAGTATCTGATGGGAATAAGCATACCTAAGAATTCTTACGACGAGCAAGCTATAGCCGCATTGGTGAAAGAGATCGGTTCGGCAGTGGATATGTCTTACGGATGTACGGGAAGCAGTTCCACTATCAAGAAAGCGGATGCAGCTTTCCGGAACCGGTTCAATTATCTGACGGATGGTATTTACAGTTTTAATGCCGACCGGGTTAGCATGGAATTGTATTATAAACGGGCGGTATTCGTGAGCGGTTTTGCAACCGACAACTGGATCGGTCATTCCGACGGCCATGCGTGGGTAATTGACGGACGCAAGGATGTTTACCGGGTATGGGGCGTTTACAACAATTTCTACGATGAAAACTGGAATTTAATCCGCCAGGAACCGGCCGGGGAACGCAAAGAACAAGAGACCCGCTGGTTGCACTGCAATTATGGCTGGGAAGGAGCAGGTAACGGTTACTATTATGTCGGCGTATTCAATACCGAGTTTCCCGTCGAATTAGATCCGGGTTGTGTCAAACCGAATAAGTTTTATTATTACCGTTTCAAACTTGAGATCATAAAAAACATAAGACCTAACATTTAAACTGTGATTGACCATGAAACTACGACTGTTTATGTGCGTTGGATTTTTGTGTGCGGGATTGTACGGTTGTAACACTCGGTATACCATTTTTCCTCCCTCGGACCACTACATTCTTCGTTATCAGAATCCGGTGTCGATGTGTGCGGAAATAAAAGGCACGGCAAATACTCCCCCGGAGGGAAGCTCGCCGGCGGAGATTACTTATAGTCAAATCACCATCAATACCCGTCCTTATTGGAGTACGGCTCAGAGCGAATCGCAGGATTTGGTCGATGAGGCGACATTCGAGGCATTGGCCAAACGGTTCAACGACACCGATTTTGCCGGCACGACCGAACGATGTATGACCCTACCGATGATGTATGTGCAGACCGAAAGTTTGAATATCGTCTCGGACAACGACTATGACGCGGCCCATCCGGCGGGTACGTCGCTAAACGATCTATTCCTTGTGAAATACGTTTGTGTCGACGATATTCTCAAACCGCCGTATAATTTTAAGGGAACGGATGAACAAAACGAATCAGGTTTTCCCGCATGGATGTTTAAGGACGAGGTATCGGCGTTCAATCTCAGGAAGCCCACCTTAATCCAGTTCAATTTCACGTTTTATCCGAAGGTTCAGCCGGACCAAAACGGTATTCACCGTTTTACGATCACCTATACGAATATCGAGGGTAAAGTGCTGAATGCGACAACCGGGGCGCTGAACCTCGCCGGAAGGCAGAGTTGAGAGATCCTTACGACTGACATACAACCGGTATGCGCCTGCTTACAGGCACATACCGGTTGTATCGTTTTCCCTCTTCCCATTACTGAAATCCCATCCGTCAACCGTCACAGGATGAACCCGTTTCTGAAAAGTTCCTAGCCGTATCAAAAATTTCATCCATCATATATACAGAATCCTAACTAAAAAAACAAACACTCTCTGAACCCGATAAAATCACTCTCCGCTATTTTTCACCGGTGAGTTTGAAGTCGTCGAGTCGGAAGGAGGCCTGCGAGACGATCCGGATGCGGAGGTTGTCGCCGGAGGGGATGCCCGTGCTGACCGTGCACAGCATCCACTCCCCATTGGATTCGTAGGTGTAGCTGAGTGCGGGGCCGTCGTCGGCCGCATCGGCGCTGTTGACGTAGACTTCCAGTTGGGCGGGGTCGAACCCTGCGGTCGCACAGGCAAGGCCGAACGTAAAGACGGGGGAACTGTATCCCGTGGTGCTGAGGCCCGAGATGTTGAACTTGTTGCCGGCCGAGAGGGTGAGGTAGTTTCCTCCGGACGCGCCGGAATAGGAGGCCGATTGGAGCGCGGACTGGCTGTCGATCCTGCCGCTTCCCGAATAGGAGATGCCCGATCCGGTTTGGTTCTGCCAACCCTTGAAACTTAACACCAACGCGGAGCTAGTGACGTCTGTACTTCCGATATTCTCCCCGTAGATCGTTTGCCGGGTGCCGCCGTCACCGCCGGTGTTTCCTCCGTTTGCGGGGAAGGTGATCTCGACATTCTCGTTGGTCACGTCGGTGGAGACGCTGATCGAGATGTTCGCATGGCCCGAAGTGACAGGCACGTTGGCATCCTTGACCGTGATGGTGTAAAGCCTGCGGGCTTTCAGTTGGATCGCCTGCGTATACTCCTTGCCGTCGGCGGTGACGATCAAATCCACGTACCCGGTGGGGAAGTATCCGGTACGGCCGGCGTCGCTGCCCGAAAAGTCGAGCGTGCCGGTACTGTGCGCAATGCGGGTGGAGTAGGAGGTGTGCTGCGCCTTGAAATCGTCCGAATAGTTGATTTTCACACCGGCATTAGTTTGCGTACACTCCAGTGCGACGTCCTTCGTCCCCCCGGCCATGATCGTCAGCAGTTGGGACGCGCCGTAGACCGGCGTGTCGAAAGCCGGTGCGGCGAACGGCTGCGAATAGGCGCTGACGGTATAGTCTCCCGCTTCGAGCGTCAGGCTCGGCGATGTGTTGGCGCCGAGGGTCGGAATCTTGTGTACTACGGTTTCATCCTGCGTGACTTCGAGCGTAAAGGCGCCCAGGTCGGGAGCCGCTTTGGTGTTGCAGGCCTGTGTCGCGACCAGGTCGATCCGGTCGTCCATCTCCAGGCGGATGTTCAGCGTGCCGTTGCCCCGAGGCTCGTTGCGGTCTTTGCTGCAACCCGAAGCCAATAAAAGCAACGGCAGTACTGCGGATACGGCGGTCAAGCTTTTCATAGAACGGTAAGTTTTGGGTTAGTGACAGGTTCTGCCGAGGAATTTCCTCCGCAGAACCTGTTCCGGCACGGTGGGTAGGGCAGGCCGGTGTGTTGTGGCGTCGAAGGTTAATCCTTCAGGTAATACTCTACGGTCGTGACTACGCGGACCGATTTAATATAAGGGGTATTTTCATCGCGGTCTTCGATCGAGAACTGTCCCTGGGTAGCCGAGCGGATTTTGCCGAGTTTGCTTTTCGAATCGTGGGCGAATTTCTCGGCTGCCGTGCGTGCGTTTGCTGTCGCCTCCTCGATCATGCCGGGCTTGATCGTGTTGAGTCCCGTGTAAAGGAACTGCGTCCGGTACTGGTAGTCGCCTCCGGTGACCGCTACGCCCTGCTTGAGCAGGTCTCCCTGCCGCTGCATCAGCGAGCGCACCAGGTCCACCTTGTCGGTTACGACCGTCAGTACGGTCGTAACGCTGTATCGGTAGCGCGGCGCATTTGGGTTGTACAGTTCGGCGGCCATATCAACCAGTTGCGACGGGGCGATGGTGATCTCCTTTTCATCCACGCCGTTGCTGCGGAGGAAGGCGATGATCGTGCCGTTCGTCTTTTCGATGTTGTTGTACAGCACCGTCAGGTCGTCGCCCACCTGCTTGTACATCAGCGGCCAGATCACCCGGTCGGCCTTCACCTCCTGTTCGGAGAGCCCCTTGACGGTAACCACGCGTTCGCTGTCCTTGAAGTGTACGATGCCGCTGCGGAGCGTCCAGCCCAGCAATACGAGCCCTGCCGCGATCAGCGCAGCGCTCCAAAGCATAACCCGGGAATTGTTTGTTTCCATGTCGGTTCGGTTTTAGAGTTTGAAAGATAAAATTTATATTCCGATAATCCAAACGGAAGTTTTTATAATTCATTCGGACTTTTCGGGGTGAATGTAAGGGTCGATATGTGCGAGAATATGTGAGAATAAAGGTGGAAAGGAAAAATTTTGAGAAATCTAACAATAAATCAGAAAATTGTGAAAGAATTTTGTATATTTGGTTAGTAATTTGCATGTGGGGCTATACAATTAACCCTTTAAACATCAATATTAATACCACATGCATATGAAAAGGATCGCAATTTTGGGCGTATTCCTGCTTTTGGGAGCCGCCACACTGACTCAGGCACAAGACCGCAAAGCCGCCCGCGAGGCGCGCCGCCAGCAGCAACAACAGCAACAGCAGGTGCAGAACGCGGGTAATTTCCAGACGGCGATGCAGGCACTCAAGGACAGTTCTTTCGTTATTGAAGTCAACCAGATACAAGGACAGTACGGCAAGGTCGTTTATGTCACCGCCAACGACAACTTCGTGGCTTTGAACAAGAACACTTCGACCGTGCAGCTCGCGTTCAACAACGGCGTGCCGGGACTCAACGGTGCGGGCGGCGTGACGCTGTCGGGTACCATTTCGGACCTGAAAATCCGCACCGACAAGCATGGTAACGTCACTTACCAGTACCAGCTGCAAGGTAATTCGATCTCGTCTACGGTCATCATCACCCTGTTCAACGGGGATAATAAGGTATCGGTCGTGCTGAATTCGACTTACAGCAATTCGCGGCTTACCTTCTTCGGAAGGCTGTATCCCGCTTCGCAGTCGGATGTTTACAAAGCACAGCCGAATATTTTAATTCCCTGGGGATTGGTTAATTAATTCCGGTCCGGAGCATGCCGCGCGGCGCATGCTCCGGGGTGTGGAACAAAAAAAGGTGATGTAACTGCACGGGCATGCAGCATACACCGCCTTTTTTGTATCTATCTATATATACCTGTTTCCCGGATAGCTCCCCCGGCGGATGCGGATACCGTAAATTACACCTGTATATGCTTCAATTTACCTACAACTCTGACACTCAATTTATGTTAAAAACCAACCGACTATGAAAAAAATCGCATTGTGGAGCATGCTCTTTTGCCTGTGTGCCACCTCCGGTTATGCGCAGAGAGCAGATGTCGCCAAAAGCACAAAAGAACAGAAACAGGAGGCGAAGGCCGTTCAGGGGGATATTCTTTTCAAAACGGCCGTCGAAGCGATCAAGGCCCGAAATTTCGTGTGGGAGTTCTATAATCCCCGGAGCACCGACAAGTCGAAAGTGTGCTACAATTTCATGACGATCGAGGGCGACTCGATCTATTTCCAGGCTGCATGGTCTACCCAGGGCAGGATGCAGGAAGGATTCCGCCAGAGCGTCGGCAAGATCGAACAGCTGACGATGACCCCCGACAAGAAAGGCAACATGAAAGTTTACATGAAGGCCGATATGACCGATGTGCAGAGTTCGTGGCGTACGACATGGACGCTGACCAGCTCGTTCAAACTTTTCAAGGGAAGCAATGCCGCACCCTGGATGGGGGGCTGGGAAGGCTACATCGTCCTGCCCTCGCAGGCCAATGTCACTCGGCTCAGCGGGTCGATGCCGCTCAATATTCCGCAGGGATTTATCAAATAAAACGGGTTAACGGTTCAACATAAGCACCCGGTATCGTCCGATGCCGGGTGTCCGTGCATATCGGGCGGAGTGCCTCTGGTTTTGAGGAATTCCAAAAGCCTGGAGGCGCTTTGAATACGCTCGAAGCGCTTCATGATAAATTATGGCGTTAGTA
This window encodes:
- a CDS encoding coproporphyrinogen-III oxidase family protein is translated as MAGVYIHIPFCKSRCHYCDFFSGTSLERRRELLAALHAELELRAGTAGPFPAGEPLCPANPRTDPAAASRTAPTTTSRTDQAPVSQTTPAKGPGVITLSAANRIETLYFGGGTPSLLTPHELGDFIRQVREQWPDAPLEEVTVEANPDDLSLSYLAALRREGANRLSIGIQSFLDRDLQWMHRRHDARTAVETVKAARRAGFGNLSIDLIYGVPQMTREEWRYNLEQALELQPEHISAYHLTIEPQTPFGRQARRGTLREADPETSRAQFALLREMLCGAGYEHYEVSNFALPERRARHNSHYWDGTPYLGIGPSAHSFDGERRQWNIANLSRYLELLPQGAQCETEALTPDMQYNEYVMTRLRTADGLRTGDLAVRFGARKLQYFLRQAQKFTAAGTLQVESGRYYIPPAHWFISDSVISDLFLA
- a CDS encoding VanZ family protein, coding for MHKPHYKFVLTLLLVLWTAGVLYGSLAPGDDLPPAGWLAMIPYFDKVVHFGFYFGETLLVLLLFEPRGWRRWTAVAAVILCSGAVELVQGALGYRSKDFWDFVANSSGALVAVAVAPLLQRFVKRSLR
- the pckA gene encoding phosphoenolpyruvate carboxykinase (ATP) yields the protein MAIDLSKYGITGVTEIVHNPSYDELFKEETKPGLEGFEKGTVTDMGAVNVMTGVYTGRSPKDKFFVLDDTTKDTIWWTSDEYKNDNKPISEKSWKALKELADKELSNKRLFVVDTFCGANENSRLKIRFIMEVAWQAHFVTNMFIRPTAEELKNYGEPDFVVLNASKAKVENYKELGLNSETAVVFNLTEKMQIILNTWYGGEMKKGMFSYMNYLLPLKGMASMHCSANTDKQGKNTAVFFGLSGTGKTTLSTDPKRLLIGDDEHGWDDEGVFNFEGGCYAKVINLDKESEPDIWNAIKRDALLENVTVREDGSVDFADKSVTENTRVSYPIYHITNIVKPVSKAGPAEKVIFLSADAFGVLPPVSILTPEQTQYYFLSGFTAKLAGTERGITEPTPTFSACFGAAFLSLHPTKYGEELVKKMKKSGATAYLVNTGWNGTGKRISIKDTRGIIDAILDGSIDKAPTKTMPYFDFKVPTALPGVDPKILDPRDTYANAADWDVKAKDLAERFIKNFAKFTGNEAGKKLVAAGPKL
- a CDS encoding C10 family peptidase, with protein sequence MAVLFGCAKENLPQRPDAAIAVGQAKSRFLTLDSIQQLAAELPECFGEGALTRSGYTKSVADLFPLNDILRSSATKSGETDDAEVTKNIYVVNYADDGGFAILAADTLMETILAYSDQGNITDTMDNPGVRMFMEMIPGYAAAQLAHDPGWDSMSMEDKYPAQSEILLRREYTQVGPFVPVRWSQWTPFNNALYFGPILTCDNHNPPAGCVAIAMLQIMAANSYPASFQTWNNHFSCDWDKWRKYLMGISIPKNSYDEQAIAALVKEIGSAVDMSYGCTGSSSTIKKADAAFRNRFNYLTDGIYSFNADRVSMELYYKRAVFVSGFATDNWIGHSDGHAWVIDGRKDVYRVWGVYNNFYDENWNLIRQEPAGERKEQETRWLHCNYGWEGAGNGYYYVGVFNTEFPVELDPGCVKPNKFYYYRFKLEIIKNIRPNI
- a CDS encoding DUF4493 domain-containing protein, translating into MKSLTAVSAVLPLLLLASGCSKDRNEPRGNGTLNIRLEMDDRIDLVATQACNTKAAPDLGAFTLEVTQDETVVHKIPTLGANTSPSLTLEAGDYTVSAYSQPFAAPAFDTPVYGASQLLTIMAGGTKDVALECTQTNAGVKINYSDDFKAQHTSYSTRIAHSTGTLDFSGSDAGRTGYFPTGYVDLIVTADGKEYTQAIQLKARRLYTITVKDANVPVTSGHANISISVSTDVTNENVEITFPANGGNTGGDGGTRQTIYGENIGSTDVTSSALVLSFKGWQNQTGSGISYSGSGRIDSQSALQSASYSGASGGNYLTLSAGNKFNISGLSTTGYSSPVFTFGLACATAGFDPAQLEVYVNSADAADDGPALSYTYESNGEWMLCTVSTGIPSGDNLRIRIVSQASFRLDDFKLTGEK
- a CDS encoding SIMPL domain-containing protein — its product is METNNSRVMLWSAALIAAGLVLLGWTLRSGIVHFKDSERVVTVKGLSEQEVKADRVIWPLMYKQVGDDLTVLYNNIEKTNGTIIAFLRSNGVDEKEITIAPSQLVDMAAELYNPNAPRYRYSVTTVLTVVTDKVDLVRSLMQRQGDLLKQGVAVTGGDYQYRTQFLYTGLNTIKPGMIEEATANARTAAEKFAHDSKSKLGKIRSATQGQFSIEDRDENTPYIKSVRVVTTVEYYLKD
- a CDS encoding DUF4251 domain-containing protein → MKRIAILGVFLLLGAATLTQAQDRKAAREARRQQQQQQQQVQNAGNFQTAMQALKDSSFVIEVNQIQGQYGKVVYVTANDNFVALNKNTSTVQLAFNNGVPGLNGAGGVTLSGTISDLKIRTDKHGNVTYQYQLQGNSISSTVIITLFNGDNKVSVVLNSTYSNSRLTFFGRLYPASQSDVYKAQPNILIPWGLVN